In one Myripristis murdjan chromosome 5, fMyrMur1.1, whole genome shotgun sequence genomic region, the following are encoded:
- the LOC115358792 gene encoding putative fidgetin-like protein 2 isoform X1, with product MLSPVTPYSLLKMHWSPEHAAPLSQWPEQHLDVTSTTSPPSAHKHDPYAAARRSYAPAGYPWASDDISALTASSLLKRYAEKYSGLELPYERAASGAYSEPGTFLKTESEPWTLGQGMECYPGLEALTGTKPGAASVGVPATGSVTVVSSNLGSDPGYSSAGSCSAPSSQEYPPAYNSTYLSSGYCPQPSAALPPAPLHSLQAAPALMPSYSPSTPVYNYPPGCYPHTQTSLASGYSHPSASYLPSGLSAPTPLAPRPTVVGGSYGYPTHSLGGSSETGVPLKRKAFEMAEEGEEGGEVEGSRYRKYGNGHGNSHSKGHGNGHGNGYDMSGSASDPQAYKPGKPLMSPPYGGAGDYSPPSGLAGESGSGEHNFPHQQRMSMKIPASHARSEDPTGGR from the coding sequence GTTTGTTGAAGATGCACTGGTCTCCGGAGCACGCAGCCCCCTTATCCCAGTGGCCTGAGCAGCACCTAGATGTCACCTCTACCACCTCACCCCCTTCTGCCCACAAACACGACCCCTATGCTGCTGCTCGCCGCAGCTATGCCCCCGCAGGTTACCCCTGGGCCAGCGATGACATATCAGCTCTCACTGCCTCTTCTCTGCTCAAACGCTATGCTGAAAAATACTCAGGACTGGAGCTGCCCTATGAGCGGGCTGCCTCAGGAGCCTACTCAGAGCCTGGAACTTTCCTGAAAACTGAATCTGAGCCCTGGACACTGGGTCAGGGCATGGAGTGTTACCCTGGTCTGGAGGCCTTAACAGGCACTAAACCAGGTGCTGCATCTGTGGGTGTCCCAGCCACAGGAAGTGTGACAGTAGTGAGCAGTAACTTGGGCTCTGacccaggctacagcagcgctgGCTCTTGCAGTGCCCCCTCATCTCAGGAATATCCTCCTGCCTACAATAGCACCTACCTGTCCTCAGGATACTGCCCTCAGCCCAGCGCAGCACTTCCCCCTGCTCCTCTACACTCTCTACAGGCCGCACCCGCTCTGATGCCCAGCTACAGTCCCAGCACCCCTGTCTACAACTACCCTCCAGGGTGCTACCCTCACACCCAGACTAGCTTGGCCTCTGGATATAGCCACCCCAGTGCCTCCTACCTGCCCTCTGGGCTTAGTGCCCCAACTCCACTGGCCCCTAGGCCCACTGTGGTGGGGGGCAGTTACGGCTACCCCACTCACAGCCTGGGAGGGAGCTCTGAGACGGGGGTGCCACTCAAACGCAAGGCCTTTGAAATggcagaagaaggagaggaaggaggagaggtggaAGGCTCACGCTACAGAAAGTATGGTAACGGCCACGGAAACAGTCACAGCAAAGGCCACGGCAATGGGCACGGCAATGGCTATGATATGAGCGGCTCAGCCTCAGACCCGCAGGCCTACAAACCTGGAAAACCCCTGATGTCTCCCCCATATGGTGGGGCAGGGGACTACAGCCCACCATCAGGCCTGGCTGGGGAGAGCGGATCAGGGGAGCACAACTTTCCGCACCAGCAGAGAATGTCTATGAAGATACCTGCATCGCATGCACGATCTGAGGACCCCACTGGAGGGCGCTGA
- the LOC115358792 gene encoding putative fidgetin-like protein 2 isoform X2, translating into MLGTNMTCLLKMHWSPEHAAPLSQWPEQHLDVTSTTSPPSAHKHDPYAAARRSYAPAGYPWASDDISALTASSLLKRYAEKYSGLELPYERAASGAYSEPGTFLKTESEPWTLGQGMECYPGLEALTGTKPGAASVGVPATGSVTVVSSNLGSDPGYSSAGSCSAPSSQEYPPAYNSTYLSSGYCPQPSAALPPAPLHSLQAAPALMPSYSPSTPVYNYPPGCYPHTQTSLASGYSHPSASYLPSGLSAPTPLAPRPTVVGGSYGYPTHSLGGSSETGVPLKRKAFEMAEEGEEGGEVEGSRYRKYGNGHGNSHSKGHGNGHGNGYDMSGSASDPQAYKPGKPLMSPPYGGAGDYSPPSGLAGESGSGEHNFPHQQRMSMKIPASHARSEDPTGGR; encoded by the coding sequence GTTTGTTGAAGATGCACTGGTCTCCGGAGCACGCAGCCCCCTTATCCCAGTGGCCTGAGCAGCACCTAGATGTCACCTCTACCACCTCACCCCCTTCTGCCCACAAACACGACCCCTATGCTGCTGCTCGCCGCAGCTATGCCCCCGCAGGTTACCCCTGGGCCAGCGATGACATATCAGCTCTCACTGCCTCTTCTCTGCTCAAACGCTATGCTGAAAAATACTCAGGACTGGAGCTGCCCTATGAGCGGGCTGCCTCAGGAGCCTACTCAGAGCCTGGAACTTTCCTGAAAACTGAATCTGAGCCCTGGACACTGGGTCAGGGCATGGAGTGTTACCCTGGTCTGGAGGCCTTAACAGGCACTAAACCAGGTGCTGCATCTGTGGGTGTCCCAGCCACAGGAAGTGTGACAGTAGTGAGCAGTAACTTGGGCTCTGacccaggctacagcagcgctgGCTCTTGCAGTGCCCCCTCATCTCAGGAATATCCTCCTGCCTACAATAGCACCTACCTGTCCTCAGGATACTGCCCTCAGCCCAGCGCAGCACTTCCCCCTGCTCCTCTACACTCTCTACAGGCCGCACCCGCTCTGATGCCCAGCTACAGTCCCAGCACCCCTGTCTACAACTACCCTCCAGGGTGCTACCCTCACACCCAGACTAGCTTGGCCTCTGGATATAGCCACCCCAGTGCCTCCTACCTGCCCTCTGGGCTTAGTGCCCCAACTCCACTGGCCCCTAGGCCCACTGTGGTGGGGGGCAGTTACGGCTACCCCACTCACAGCCTGGGAGGGAGCTCTGAGACGGGGGTGCCACTCAAACGCAAGGCCTTTGAAATggcagaagaaggagaggaaggaggagaggtggaAGGCTCACGCTACAGAAAGTATGGTAACGGCCACGGAAACAGTCACAGCAAAGGCCACGGCAATGGGCACGGCAATGGCTATGATATGAGCGGCTCAGCCTCAGACCCGCAGGCCTACAAACCTGGAAAACCCCTGATGTCTCCCCCATATGGTGGGGCAGGGGACTACAGCCCACCATCAGGCCTGGCTGGGGAGAGCGGATCAGGGGAGCACAACTTTCCGCACCAGCAGAGAATGTCTATGAAGATACCTGCATCGCATGCACGATCTGAGGACCCCACTGGAGGGCGCTGA